In Neisseria animalis, a single window of DNA contains:
- a CDS encoding DUF1289 domain-containing protein, whose amino-acid sequence MEQPDFFSIPSPCIGVCEANSKGYCKGCLRSREERLYWQSMSDGQKHQVMRLLSVRRSKIRLKKLSLDDDLNIEAPEQIELVF is encoded by the coding sequence ATGGAACAACCCGATTTCTTCTCCATACCCAGCCCCTGCATCGGCGTATGCGAAGCCAACAGCAAAGGCTATTGCAAAGGCTGCCTGCGTAGCCGTGAAGAGCGGCTGTACTGGCAAAGCATGAGCGACGGCCAGAAGCACCAAGTCATGCGGCTTTTATCCGTGCGGCGCAGCAAAATCCGTTTAAAAAAACTATCGCTTGACGATGACCTGAATATCGAAGCGCCCGAACAGATAGAGCTTGTTTTTTAA
- a CDS encoding sulfate ABC transporter substrate-binding protein — protein MRTFSLAALGAFALAACSPAEKTGNAASGADTAAGSNAVKLLNVSYDVARDFYKEYNPLFIQAYQAKHNGAQIDVQQSHGGSSKQALSVANGLAADVVTMNQTSDIELLENKGLVKSDWTTRLPDNAVPFTSTTVFLVRKGNPKHIQDWSDLTKDGVQIVIANPKTTGNGRYAFLGAYGYGLKANNGDESKAQEFVAALLKNAPVFENGGRAATTTFSQRNIGDVLITFENEANHVSKKLTQDQFEIVYPSYTILSESPVAVVDSVVEKKGTQEAAKEYLEYLWSEPAQELAAKLYLRPRNADVLAKHKADFPDMETFSPNEKFGTWEEIMKKYFADGGLVDQLSPKK, from the coding sequence ATCCGCACTTTCTCACTCGCCGCACTCGGCGCATTTGCCCTTGCAGCCTGCTCGCCTGCCGAAAAAACCGGCAACGCCGCTTCCGGCGCAGACACCGCCGCCGGCAGTAACGCCGTCAAACTGCTGAACGTTTCCTACGATGTCGCACGCGATTTCTACAAAGAATACAATCCCTTGTTTATCCAAGCATACCAAGCCAAACACAATGGCGCGCAAATCGATGTGCAACAATCACACGGTGGTTCGAGCAAGCAGGCACTTTCCGTTGCCAACGGTTTGGCTGCCGATGTGGTGACCATGAACCAAACTTCCGACATCGAGTTGTTGGAAAATAAAGGTTTGGTCAAATCCGACTGGACAACCCGCCTGCCCGACAATGCCGTTCCCTTTACCAGCACCACCGTTTTCTTGGTACGCAAAGGCAATCCCAAACACATTCAGGATTGGAGCGATTTGACTAAAGACGGCGTACAAATCGTTATCGCCAATCCGAAAACCACCGGCAACGGCCGCTATGCCTTTCTCGGCGCATACGGTTACGGTTTGAAAGCCAACAACGGCGATGAAAGCAAAGCGCAAGAGTTCGTTGCCGCCCTGCTGAAAAACGCCCCCGTATTTGAAAACGGCGGACGTGCGGCCACCACCACGTTCAGCCAGCGCAACATCGGCGACGTACTGATTACTTTTGAAAACGAAGCCAACCATGTCAGCAAAAAGCTCACGCAAGACCAGTTTGAAATCGTTTACCCGAGCTACACCATCTTGTCTGAAAGCCCCGTTGCCGTAGTGGACAGCGTGGTTGAGAAAAAAGGCACTCAGGAAGCTGCCAAAGAATATCTGGAATATCTCTGGAGCGAACCGGCACAAGAGCTTGCCGCCAAACTCTACCTGCGCCCGCGCAACGCCGATGTTTTGGCGAAACACAAAGCCGATTTTCCCGATATGGAAACCTTCTCACCCAATGAAAAATTCGGCACTTGGGAAGAGATTATGAAGAAATACTTTGCCGACGGCGGCTTGGTAGACCAACTCTCGCCTAAAAAATAA
- a CDS encoding PqiC family protein, which produces MRLAPLAAAFLLAACGSTQSPSYFVLPDSQYIQPARQGSEIAVNVYLNSALNKGGLVYQTDAHHLNFARNHLWATPLDGALANSLSNKLNRLNHRYTFVPAARSQSAQQLKIYVEAFNGSYLGKTIVSGYALWPDGQSRPFHAETVQQGDGYTAMLESLAVGLNQAVQEMAH; this is translated from the coding sequence ATGCGCCTTGCCCCCCTTGCCGCCGCATTCCTGCTTGCCGCCTGCGGCAGCACCCAAAGCCCCAGCTATTTCGTTTTGCCCGACAGCCAATATATCCAGCCCGCACGGCAGGGCAGCGAAATCGCTGTTAACGTGTACCTGAACAGCGCATTGAACAAAGGCGGGCTGGTGTACCAAACCGATGCCCACCATCTCAACTTCGCCCGCAACCACCTGTGGGCAACCCCGCTGGACGGCGCATTGGCAAACAGCCTGAGCAACAAGCTCAACCGCCTGAACCACCGCTACACCTTCGTACCTGCCGCCCGCAGCCAAAGCGCGCAGCAGCTGAAAATCTATGTCGAAGCATTTAACGGCAGCTATCTGGGCAAAACCATTGTCAGCGGTTATGCCCTGTGGCCCGACGGACAAAGCCGCCCGTTTCACGCCGAAACCGTGCAGCAGGGCGACGGCTACACCGCCATGCTCGAATCGCTGGCGGTGGGGCTGAACCAAGCCGTGCAGGAAATGGCACATTAA
- the ubiD gene encoding 4-hydroxy-3-polyprenylbenzoate decarboxylase yields MKYKDLRDFIAQLEADGKLKRISMPVSPHLEMTEIADRVLRAGGPALLFENPVRQDGTPYRYPVLANLFGTPERVALGMGVGDVSALREIGKTLAYLKEPEPPKGIKDAFSKLPLLKDIWSMAPNVVKNAPCQEIVLEGDEVDLTALPIQHCWPEDVAPLVTWGLTVTRGPHKKRQNLGIYRQQLIGKNKLIMRWLSHRGGALDYQEFRRQNPDKPYPVAVVLGCDPATILGAVTPVPDTLSEYQFAGLLRGLRTELVQCIGSDLQVPARAEIVLEGVIHPNETALEGPYGDHTGYYNEQDRFPVFTVERITMRKDPVYHSTYTGKPPDEPAVLGVALNEVFVPLLQKQFPEIVDFYLPPEGCSYRMAVVSIKKQYAGHAKRVMMGCWSFLRQFMYTKFIIVVDDDVDCRDWKEVIWAVTTRMDPVRDTVLVENTPIDYLDFASPVSGLGGKMGLDATNKWPGETDREWGRVIRKDPAVTAKVDAMWQELGL; encoded by the coding sequence ATGAAATATAAAGACTTACGCGACTTTATCGCCCAACTTGAAGCAGACGGCAAACTCAAACGCATCAGTATGCCCGTGTCGCCGCATTTGGAGATGACCGAAATCGCCGACCGCGTATTGCGTGCCGGTGGGCCGGCGTTGCTGTTTGAAAACCCCGTGCGCCAAGACGGCACACCTTACCGCTATCCCGTGCTGGCCAACTTGTTCGGCACGCCCGAGCGCGTGGCTTTGGGTATGGGGGTAGGCGATGTTTCCGCCTTGCGCGAAATCGGTAAAACCTTGGCCTATTTGAAAGAGCCGGAGCCGCCCAAAGGCATTAAAGATGCGTTTTCCAAGCTGCCGCTCTTAAAAGACATTTGGAGCATGGCACCGAATGTGGTGAAAAACGCGCCGTGCCAAGAGATTGTTTTGGAAGGTGATGAGGTGGATTTGACCGCACTGCCGATTCAGCACTGCTGGCCGGAAGATGTGGCGCCGTTGGTGACTTGGGGCTTAACCGTTACCCGAGGGCCGCACAAAAAACGCCAAAACCTCGGCATTTACCGCCAACAGCTCATCGGCAAAAACAAGCTGATTATGCGCTGGCTGTCGCACCGCGGCGGTGCGTTGGATTATCAGGAGTTCCGCCGTCAAAACCCCGACAAACCCTATCCCGTAGCCGTGGTTCTGGGTTGCGACCCTGCCACCATTTTGGGCGCGGTTACACCCGTTCCCGATACTTTGAGCGAATACCAGTTTGCCGGCCTGTTGCGCGGTTTGCGTACGGAATTGGTGCAATGTATCGGCAGCGATTTGCAGGTGCCCGCGCGGGCGGAAATCGTGCTCGAAGGCGTGATTCACCCGAACGAAACCGCGTTGGAAGGGCCTTACGGCGACCATACCGGTTATTACAACGAGCAAGACCGGTTCCCCGTGTTTACCGTCGAGCGCATCACCATGCGCAAAGATCCGGTTTACCACAGCACCTACACGGGCAAACCGCCTGATGAGCCGGCCGTTTTGGGCGTGGCGTTAAACGAAGTATTCGTGCCGCTGCTGCAAAAGCAGTTTCCCGAAATCGTCGATTTCTACCTGCCGCCCGAAGGCTGTTCCTACCGCATGGCGGTAGTGAGCATCAAAAAGCAGTACGCCGGACACGCCAAGCGCGTGATGATGGGCTGCTGGTCGTTCCTGCGCCAGTTTATGTACACCAAGTTTATTATCGTGGTAGATGACGATGTGGACTGCCGCGACTGGAAGGAAGTGATTTGGGCGGTTACCACGCGCATGGATCCGGTGCGCGATACCGTGCTGGTGGAAAATACCCCGATCGATTATCTCGATTTCGCCAGCCCGGTCAGCGGCTTGGGCGGCAAAATGGGCTTGGATGCGACCAACAAATGGCCGGGTGAAACCGACCGCGAATGGGGACGCGTAATTCGAAAAGACCCTGCCGTTACCGCCAAAGTCGATGCCATGTGGCAGGAATTGGGCTTGTAG
- the recG gene encoding ATP-dependent DNA helicase RecG gives MLPVHQKQLKITDVSAKKLEKLNLHTPWDIVLHLPLRYEDETHIMPIADAPAGTPCQVEGEVLHQEVQFKPRKQLIVQIADGSGSVLHLRFIHFYPSHQKQMAVGKRIRAVGEIKRGFYGDEMIHPKIRDAENSGLAESLTPVYPTVNGLNQPTLRRIIQTALEVVPLHDTLPDGLLGRLKLPHLAESLRLLHAPPPSFTIYQLSDGTLPAWQRLKFDELLAQQLSMRLARQKRVSGTAKSLKESGELSGKLIRSLPFTLTAAQQRVLSEIRADLAQTHPMHRLLQGDVGSGKTIVAALSALTAIEAGCQVAVMAPTEILAEQHYIKFKQWFEPMGLAVAWLSGSQRKKEKEQNKAAVSDGLAPIAVGTHALFQDDVQFQNLGLVIVDEQHRFGVAQRLALKNKGQDVHQLMMSATPIPRTLAMSFFADLDVSVIDELPPNRTPIKTRLVNNARRAEVEGFVLNTCRKGQQAYWVCPLIEESEPLQLQTATETLEALQAALPELSVGLVHGRMKAAEKAGVMAEFSAGRLNVLVATTVIEVGVDVPNASLMVIEHAERMGLAQLHQLRGRVGRGAAASHCVLLFAEPLSELAKARLKVIYEHTDGFEIARQDLNIRGPGEFLGARQSGVPMLRFANLEEDLHLLEKARETAPQLIEQRPDIVEAHLERWLSSREGYLGV, from the coding sequence ATGCTGCCCGTTCACCAAAAACAGCTCAAAATCACCGACGTTTCCGCCAAAAAGCTGGAAAAACTCAATCTGCACACGCCGTGGGACATCGTGCTGCACCTGCCGCTGCGCTATGAAGACGAAACCCACATCATGCCGATTGCCGACGCACCCGCCGGCACGCCCTGCCAAGTGGAGGGCGAAGTGCTGCATCAGGAAGTGCAGTTCAAACCGCGCAAGCAGCTTATCGTACAGATTGCAGACGGCTCGGGCAGTGTGCTGCACCTGCGTTTTATCCACTTCTACCCCAGCCATCAGAAACAGATGGCGGTGGGCAAACGCATCCGCGCCGTGGGCGAAATCAAACGCGGTTTTTACGGCGACGAGATGATTCACCCGAAAATCCGCGATGCCGAAAACAGCGGGCTGGCCGAAAGCCTCACGCCGGTGTATCCCACTGTAAACGGCCTCAACCAGCCCACCTTGCGCCGCATCATTCAGACGGCCTTGGAAGTGGTTCCGCTGCACGACACCCTGCCCGACGGATTATTAGGCCGTCTGAAACTGCCGCATCTGGCCGAAAGCCTGCGCCTTTTGCACGCGCCGCCGCCCAGCTTTACCATCTACCAACTTTCAGACGGCACGCTCCCCGCATGGCAGCGGCTCAAATTCGACGAACTTCTGGCGCAGCAATTATCCATGCGGCTGGCGCGGCAAAAACGCGTCAGTGGTACGGCTAAGTCGTTGAAAGAAAGTGGAGAATTATCCGGTAAGCTCATTCGCAGCCTGCCATTTACCCTTACTGCCGCCCAGCAGCGCGTCTTAAGCGAAATCCGCGCTGACCTCGCGCAAACCCACCCCATGCACCGCCTGCTGCAAGGCGATGTCGGCAGCGGCAAAACCATTGTTGCCGCGCTCTCTGCGCTTACCGCCATCGAAGCCGGCTGCCAAGTCGCGGTGATGGCACCCACCGAAATCCTTGCCGAGCAGCACTACATTAAGTTCAAACAATGGTTTGAGCCTATGGGCTTGGCCGTGGCATGGCTTTCCGGCAGCCAGCGCAAAAAAGAAAAAGAGCAAAACAAAGCCGCCGTTTCAGACGGCCTCGCCCCGATTGCCGTCGGCACGCACGCGCTGTTTCAAGACGACGTGCAGTTTCAAAATTTAGGCTTGGTGATTGTCGACGAGCAGCACCGTTTCGGTGTGGCGCAGCGTTTGGCCTTGAAAAACAAAGGCCAAGACGTACACCAACTGATGATGTCGGCTACTCCTATCCCACGCACGCTGGCGATGAGCTTCTTCGCCGACCTCGACGTTTCCGTGATTGACGAATTGCCGCCCAACCGCACCCCGATTAAAACACGGCTGGTCAACAACGCCCGCCGCGCCGAAGTCGAAGGCTTCGTGTTGAACACCTGCCGCAAAGGACAGCAGGCCTATTGGGTCTGCCCCCTGATTGAAGAGAGCGAACCCCTGCAACTGCAAACCGCCACCGAAACCCTCGAAGCCCTTCAAGCGGCCTTGCCCGAATTATCCGTCGGCCTCGTGCACGGGCGCATGAAAGCCGCCGAAAAAGCCGGCGTGATGGCCGAATTTTCCGCAGGCCGTCTGAATGTTTTAGTGGCCACCACCGTCATTGAAGTCGGTGTGGACGTGCCCAACGCCAGCCTGATGGTCATCGAACACGCCGAACGCATGGGCTTGGCGCAACTGCACCAACTGCGCGGGCGCGTCGGGCGCGGAGCCGCCGCCAGCCATTGCGTGCTGCTGTTTGCCGAGCCGTTAAGCGAACTGGCCAAAGCACGTCTGAAAGTGATTTACGAACACACCGACGGCTTCGAAATCGCCCGCCAAGACCTCAATATCCGCGGCCCCGGCGAATTTCTCGGCGCACGCCAAAGCGGCGTACCCATGCTGCGCTTCGCCAACCTCGAAGAAGACCTGCACCTCTTGGAAAAAGCCCGCGAAACCGCCCCGCAACTGATCGAACAGCGGCCGGATATTGTGGAGGCGCATTTGGAGAGATGGTTGAGCAGTCGGGAAGGGTATTTGGGGGTGTGA
- the recC gene encoding exodeoxyribonuclease V subunit gamma: MPESKFYLYQSNRLETLAALFCKIQQVRPLSNALAAEEIIVQSQGMRRYLSSFLARETGVAANLRFSLPAGLTWRLMREFIPGIPALSPFSPEVMRWRLLDLFRREDFQTASAFAASREALQSYLGSGDSADYQLAGQLADMFDQYLVYRPEWIDAWQAGKLLDLGDDERWQAELWRFLDDGSRSAPHRVALWEQLLGALSADKLPERFFVFGISTMAPMYLQLLQKIAEHCEVFVFALNPSEHYWGNVIEAAQILRGGDEPDLSQAGHPLLASLGKQGRDFFDFLSEIELETPVFESPFESGRDSLLHCLQFDIQTLNMPGGGQERPSANEREKLLHDGSVRIVSAHSPLRELQVLKDGILKILQEHPDWQPHDIAVLTPNIEPYSPFIEAVFGQAQGGAQALPYSLSDVKLSRRQPLLYALEQVLDLLESRFEVDKVLPLLESALVLNRFELEEDDVPLLHDAVAELNVHWGLDGEMRGEADNLFTWQQAADRLVLGWMLPEGGSGVWQNVSAWHSDVNRIGMFSRFAALLHTLAHIVGQWKQPADVGMWVQRARELVQALFLPSENDQYALQQFEQALAKWQEEAALAEFDGILPQHTVIRHLRRFLSSESQAGFLRGGITFCSMVPMRSLPFKVLCLIGLNDGDFPRNTKAAAFDLIAKHPKKGDRARRDDDRYLFLEAILSAREILYLSYVGRSIRNDDELAPSALVSELLDTVAAMTGTRSRDLVENWVVQHPLQAFSQRYFVGQQNADGLFSTRSDYAAALNSPQAAEEAFFSEPLGEMPSANEAVSVSQSELLNFWRNPVKHWLRNTLAWQEPYHDGSWESAEPFEPREGGYIADAYLEARRNHSDFGGVAAKLEAESLLPAGELGVLWQQRFQTAAKQIDQTLLDSPKQPPYAYELVFDRFILQGSLGLLHEAGQMVFQNTSLHAPAKIALMLEHLIFCAVRPQTLGEEGCRTYLVSNGETTVYPDIPPQQAREMLGRWLDYYHIGQSRPLPFFAKTSLAAAEEYLKKNDWEAAQQKALSAYRDSKGAKGQESYTEVALVFGREEQPPVMQPLFENMIVELLAPLLAAVEA, translated from the coding sequence ATGCCCGAATCCAAATTCTATCTTTATCAGTCCAACCGCTTGGAAACATTGGCGGCCTTGTTTTGTAAAATCCAGCAGGTGCGTCCGCTGTCGAATGCGTTGGCGGCGGAAGAAATTATTGTGCAGAGTCAGGGAATGCGCCGTTATTTGAGCAGTTTTCTCGCGCGCGAAACCGGTGTGGCGGCAAATCTGCGCTTCAGCCTGCCTGCGGGTCTGACTTGGCGGCTGATGCGCGAATTTATTCCGGGCATTCCCGCGCTCAGCCCGTTTTCTCCTGAAGTGATGCGTTGGCGGCTGTTGGATTTGTTCCGACGGGAAGATTTTCAGACGGCCTCTGCGTTTGCCGCCAGCCGCGAGGCGCTGCAAAGTTATTTGGGCAGCGGGGATTCGGCGGATTACCAGCTTGCCGGACAGCTTGCGGATATGTTTGACCAATATTTGGTGTACCGCCCCGAATGGATTGATGCGTGGCAGGCAGGGAAGTTGCTGGATTTGGGCGATGATGAACGCTGGCAGGCGGAATTGTGGCGTTTTTTGGACGACGGTAGCCGGTCTGCGCCGCACCGTGTGGCATTGTGGGAGCAGCTTTTGGGGGCACTGTCGGCAGACAAATTGCCCGAGCGTTTTTTTGTGTTCGGGATTTCTACGATGGCGCCGATGTATCTGCAACTGCTGCAAAAAATTGCCGAGCATTGCGAGGTATTCGTGTTTGCCTTGAATCCGAGCGAGCATTATTGGGGCAATGTGATCGAAGCGGCGCAGATTTTGCGGGGCGGCGATGAGCCGGATTTGAGTCAGGCAGGGCATCCGCTGCTGGCTTCTTTGGGCAAGCAGGGGCGTGATTTTTTTGATTTTCTGTCGGAAATCGAGCTGGAAACGCCGGTGTTTGAAAGTCCGTTTGAAAGCGGGCGCGACAGCCTGCTGCACTGCTTGCAGTTTGATATTCAAACGCTGAATATGCCGGGCGGCGGGCAGGAAAGGCCGTCTGCAAATGAAAGGGAAAAACTGCTTCATGACGGTTCTGTCCGTATTGTTTCGGCACACAGTCCGTTGCGCGAATTACAGGTGTTGAAAGACGGGATTTTGAAGATTCTGCAGGAACACCCGGATTGGCAGCCGCACGATATTGCGGTGCTGACGCCGAATATCGAGCCGTACAGCCCGTTTATCGAAGCCGTGTTCGGACAGGCGCAGGGCGGCGCGCAGGCTCTGCCGTATTCTTTGTCGGACGTGAAACTGAGCCGCCGCCAGCCGTTGCTGTATGCGCTGGAGCAGGTATTGGATTTGTTGGAAAGCCGTTTTGAAGTGGATAAAGTGCTGCCGTTGCTGGAAAGTGCGCTGGTACTGAACCGCTTCGAGCTGGAAGAAGACGATGTACCGCTGCTGCATGATGCGGTTGCCGAATTGAACGTGCATTGGGGGTTGGACGGCGAAATGCGCGGAGAGGCGGATAATCTGTTTACTTGGCAGCAGGCGGCGGACAGGCTGGTGTTGGGCTGGATGCTGCCCGAGGGCGGCAGCGGCGTATGGCAGAACGTCAGCGCTTGGCACAGCGATGTCAACCGAATCGGCATGTTCAGTCGCTTTGCCGCGTTGCTGCACACGCTGGCGCATATTGTCGGACAATGGAAGCAGCCGGCGGATGTCGGTATGTGGGTGCAGCGTGCGCGGGAATTGGTGCAGGCGTTGTTTCTGCCGTCTGAAAACGACCAGTATGCCTTGCAGCAGTTTGAACAGGCTTTGGCGAAATGGCAGGAAGAAGCGGCTTTGGCGGAGTTTGACGGAATATTGCCGCAGCATACGGTTATCCGCCATCTGCGCCGCTTTTTGAGCAGCGAGAGCCAAGCCGGATTTTTGCGCGGCGGCATCACGTTTTGCAGCATGGTGCCGATGCGGAGCCTGCCGTTTAAAGTATTGTGCCTGATTGGTTTGAACGACGGCGATTTTCCGCGCAACACCAAAGCAGCGGCATTCGATTTGATTGCGAAACACCCGAAAAAAGGCGACCGCGCCCGCCGCGACGACGACCGTTATCTGTTTCTTGAAGCCATTCTCAGCGCGCGCGAAATCCTTTATTTGTCGTATGTCGGCAGAAGCATACGCAACGACGACGAGCTTGCGCCGTCTGCATTGGTCAGCGAGCTGTTGGATACCGTTGCCGCAATGACGGGAACGAGAAGCAGGGATTTGGTGGAGAATTGGGTGGTGCAGCATCCGTTGCAGGCATTTTCCCAAAGGTATTTTGTCGGGCAGCAAAATGCAGACGGCCTGTTCAGCACGCGCAGTGATTATGCGGCGGCACTCAACAGCCCGCAAGCAGCGGAAGAAGCGTTTTTCAGCGAACCGCTGGGCGAAATGCCGTCTGCAAATGAAGCGGTTTCCGTTTCGCAGTCGGAATTGCTGAACTTTTGGCGCAATCCCGTGAAACACTGGTTGAGAAATACCTTGGCGTGGCAGGAGCCGTATCATGACGGCTCTTGGGAATCCGCCGAGCCGTTCGAGCCTCGGGAGGGCGGATATATTGCTGATGCTTATTTGGAAGCGCGGCGCAACCACAGCGATTTCGGCGGGGTTGCGGCAAAACTTGAAGCCGAAAGCCTGTTGCCGGCAGGCGAGCTCGGCGTGTTGTGGCAGCAGCGTTTTCAGACGGCGGCCAAGCAGATCGACCAAACTTTGCTGGACAGCCCGAAGCAGCCGCCGTATGCCTATGAATTAGTGTTTGACCGTTTTATTTTACAAGGCAGTTTGGGGCTGCTGCATGAAGCAGGGCAGATGGTGTTTCAAAACACATCCCTCCATGCGCCCGCCAAAATCGCTTTAATGTTGGAACATTTGATTTTTTGCGCCGTCCGACCGCAAACGCTTGGCGAAGAAGGTTGCCGGACGTATTTGGTCAGCAACGGCGAAACAACGGTTTATCCCGATATTCCGCCGCAACAGGCGCGGGAAATGTTGGGCAGATGGCTGGATTATTACCACATCGGACAGTCGCGGCCACTGCCGTTTTTCGCCAAAACCTCGCTGGCGGCGGCGGAAGAATATCTCAAGAAAAACGATTGGGAAGCCGCACAACAAAAAGCATTGTCGGCCTATCGGGACAGCAAAGGCGCGAAAGGACAGGAAAGCTATACCGAAGTGGCTTTGGTGTTCGGCAGGGAAGAGCAGCCGCCGGTTATGCAGCCGCTGTTTGAAAACATGATTGTCGAACTGCTTGCCCCTTTGCTGGCAGCAGTCGAGGCTTGA
- a CDS encoding PepSY-associated TM helix domain-containing protein has protein sequence MVDTQQNTLSRDAAAAANRRYLTVWRWHFYAGIFVAPFLMLLAATGLAMLLLANISGREGERLEITPQAAVQPLSVQAESARASLHSETASVVQYIAPRADNMVAVFRVNDGGKAVMAAVDPYTAQVVKTYPRNQDWYHLMDEIHSDMLIGTFGDYLLETAASLTILLIVSGLYLWWAKQGDLSAAKKLRNMLFPVWGSGRNAWRCVHSMLGTWLSLVLLTFCLSGIAWAGIWGGKMVQAWSQFPAGKWGVAPNPESDAATHGKLLNDGKTKEVPWVLELTPMPQSGTTLGENGIAPGEPITLETVDRYAREIGFRGRYQLNLPQGETGVWTLSQDSMSYDANSPTIDRTVHIDQYSGKLLADIRYDDYNWFGKFMAVSIALHMGTLGWWSVAANVLFCLAVIAMCASGFVMWWKRRPAHAVGLTPPAQKTKLPPFWAMAAPLLLIATVFPTAVAAILLVWVLDTLVLARVPALAKWFK, from the coding sequence ATGGTCGATACGCAACAGAATACTCTTTCCCGCGATGCGGCAGCTGCTGCCAACCGCCGTTACCTGACAGTGTGGCGGTGGCATTTTTACGCCGGTATTTTTGTCGCGCCTTTTTTGATGCTGCTGGCGGCAACAGGTTTGGCAATGTTGTTGCTTGCCAATATCAGCGGAAGAGAGGGCGAACGGCTTGAAATCACGCCGCAGGCGGCGGTGCAGCCGCTTTCCGTTCAGGCGGAATCGGCACGTGCTTCTCTGCATTCCGAAACCGCATCCGTGGTGCAGTATATCGCGCCGCGTGCCGATAATATGGTTGCTGTGTTCCGTGTGAACGACGGCGGCAAGGCGGTAATGGCGGCGGTCGATCCTTATACCGCGCAAGTGGTGAAAACTTATCCGCGCAATCAGGACTGGTATCATTTGATGGACGAAATCCACAGCGATATGCTGATCGGTACGTTTGGCGATTATCTGTTGGAAACCGCGGCATCACTGACGATTCTGCTGATTGTCAGCGGCCTGTATCTGTGGTGGGCGAAGCAGGGGGATTTGAGTGCCGCGAAGAAGCTGAGAAATATGCTGTTTCCCGTTTGGGGCAGCGGCAGGAATGCGTGGCGCTGCGTACACAGCATGCTCGGTACATGGCTGTCGTTAGTTTTACTGACGTTTTGTCTGTCGGGCATTGCATGGGCGGGCATTTGGGGCGGCAAAATGGTGCAGGCTTGGAGCCAATTTCCGGCAGGCAAATGGGGTGTTGCGCCGAATCCGGAATCCGATGCGGCCACGCACGGGAAGTTATTGAACGACGGTAAAACCAAAGAAGTGCCGTGGGTATTGGAGCTTACACCCATGCCTCAATCGGGCACGACTTTGGGAGAAAACGGCATTGCCCCCGGCGAGCCGATAACTTTGGAAACGGTTGACCGTTATGCACGCGAAATCGGTTTCCGCGGACGCTACCAGCTTAATCTGCCGCAGGGCGAAACCGGTGTTTGGACTTTAAGCCAGGATTCGATGAGCTACGATGCCAACAGCCCCACCATCGACCGTACAGTACATATCGACCAATACAGCGGTAAGTTGCTGGCGGATATCCGTTATGACGACTACAACTGGTTCGGTAAGTTTATGGCAGTAAGCATTGCGCTGCACATGGGTACGCTGGGCTGGTGGAGCGTGGCGGCAAATGTATTGTTTTGTCTGGCAGTCATTGCCATGTGCGCCAGCGGTTTTGTGATGTGGTGGAAACGCCGCCCTGCACATGCGGTCGGCCTAACCCCGCCTGCACAAAAAACCAAGCTGCCGCCGTTTTGGGCAATGGCTGCGCCGCTGCTGCTGATTGCCACCGTATTCCCGACTGCCGTTGCGGCCATTCTGCTGGTCTGGGTGTTGGATACGTTGGTTTTGGCGCGTGTTCCGGCATTGGCAAAATGGTTTAAATAA